Part of the Vigna angularis cultivar LongXiaoDou No.4 chromosome 1, ASM1680809v1, whole genome shotgun sequence genome, tttatttagttccTAAACATTAATTTCGAAGGATTATAGTCAACTTTAAACCTTAAACGTGTAATGTAAAccttaaatcataaaaaacttACTTTAATTTAGAGATTAAAAtcgtttttaattttgaaagacTAAAATTCAAGAcaccaaaatcaaaattattcaaatttcaggaattaaaaatataactcaACTTTTTTCCACGCAAGAAAATATAGAACTGAGAagaatgcaaaaaaaaaaaatgagtgattgACGCaagaaatttcattaaaaaaaagtcaaaggATGTTTTTAGGAAATAAGcccacaattttatttatttatttattaaaatacaaatctAGGTGATCTTTCGTTTATTGACACTGTGTttgttacaaaatataattatattaatttttaattaatatcgGCATTGAAATAATATTAGTTGTACAtagaaattaaagttttaatatacataattaGATCTCAGGTAAAAATCTTTATCCTTTAAGTGCAAcgcattttttttacttttcaatcATAAAAGATGTATAATTTACTAATTAAGGTATGATATGGTTTGAATTTTCAAATTGATAATCGaagtataattttaattcatattcaTGACCTACTAAGTTTAGAAATCTTACCAGATTTTATCcgattatatttaaaagtacTAGCAGTAAAATATCATTAGGGTTTGAATGAATCCAAGTTATTAAGAGGAATAATTTCATAAGTATGATGATTTCTGAGTTCGTGAAGGACTAATAAACTATttgttaagtttttcttttctttttatggtATTCACGCGAGATTTTGtgtataaaatttgttgaatttttagATTGAAAGggaatagtttttatttaaatttttaattaaatatggaTGAGACTGGTCAAATCAAAGTAGTATTAAGAACcttctaaataattataaaattgaagatGCTCTTAATTCCAGTTTCGCCTTGCAACGTAATCATAATAACAGTTTGagtataaaagtttaaattgaattgattaaaacaaCAGTTAAATGTTTAATAGTTTAATGCTAAATCATGATTTAATCAATatagtaaattaatttttaaaaatatataatattttttagggTGAGTATGAGATAGATTGTggtaaatttaattcttttatgttaaattatttaataaacaagtaaaacataaattattaattgtatattttaaactaaataattgcattttattattaaaatgacaGTTTTTATCATTAATAGATAAATGTTTAAAAAGGTATACTCGTTAAAAACATTGAGTTGAGTTGGACCAGCTTAAAGTTTCTATAGTTTTTGTAATACTTAAAACTCAAACTCCTAATGTTTTGGTAAGTAGAACGTGCTATTATAACATTAAAGTTTAACCACAGAGCAGTTTTTCCGCATCTGATTAGTTTTGAGAGTTAAATTAAACTTTGGTAAATGATATTATATGATTATGTTAAGAAAACGTAAAGGTGGACAAAGAAACTactaaatatttaaagtaataaatgaaatcaaatttattaaaagaatgaaaactaaattttaaaataataataataataaacacatGCGTGGATGTCAGTGATGAACAGTTACATGCCTCGTCTCCCAAAAGGTCCATGATGTTAACCTATTAAATGTCGACAATTTTGTGAATAAACAGAACCAAAAAAACTGGGATATTTAGGCTAACGCTTTGCTGATAAAGAAATGTATTATAAGTacaatatgaaatttaaaaaataaaaaaaaaaatcttccttCTTAATCACACTTCTCCTCtgattttagtttctaaaaaaTATCCTATTATTATGTTTCAAatcgtaatatatatatatatatatatatatatatatatatatataatattgtcagttaagtaaaattatgttataattttgtttttaaagataaaagagaaaaaaaatatttaaattatcttgaacttttaatatatgttattaaaaaattggaaaCTGTAGCAATGTCAGTggttttcaaaactttcataAAGTTCACATTGCTACAAGAACTCCAACTTAATGACAAAAAGATTTTAGGGGAGATTACATGAGAAGAAGACACTTGTTAACAATCTAGACATGCAGAGCTGGACAATGATCAAATCACAAGTTACTTTCCAAAACCTTAGAATCTAATGTTGCTATTTTTATGGATAACCAGTTTCAAGATTAcattacctttttcttttacaattgtCAAAATCCagatattataaatttgtcttaAGATGGTTTAATATGTTAGACAAAATCTAAGtgtattgataaaaataattctatattttgaaatataaaactattagaCATAAAACTGAAGTGATTTTGAAAATCTCTGCCTTCCATTATGAATTATAAGAAAAGGTTACCTTGTTCATTTTCCCATCACACGTAAtgtttaaacaaattatttgtCGTCAGGTAAAATATTCTCCCCTTCCATTTAACcaaatattataagaaaaataatacctCTTAGATTATaaattttcctttcttatttgattttaagCCACTTATCACAATATTATTGTCTACGTCTTCTAATAGAAAGTCtcaataatttgaattatatgttttgaTTAAAGAATCTCATTCTCTACTCGAAAATAGAgaaagtattaattttttagttttattggaaggaaatatttatttattgaaagatTTCTTTTTTGGAAATATATTCCCTTTTCATCCAAAAAAACCTGTAAAAAAAGTTTTCCTAGgcttgtttttaattaaatctatcAATGTTGTAAAATAGAAGTGCATTTTGAAGATATTTCTGGAAAATAAGATAACGTGAGAGttaattaataagataaaatatatcaaattgttAAATCCAAATTTGCTGAGAATCTGCTCATACCATATTAATGAGATAGATGGAGTAACGAATCCTATTTTTTCAGAAAAGAGAAATGGAGTTGGAATGAAGCTTCCacgtgtttttgttttgtttaattgaaattgagaatgaaatgattttgaaataaaagagtTGGAGGAAGATTCGAAGGGTTCCTGAATAAATAGAGACACGAAAGGAATCTCCCTTACTTACATCAACAAatccttattatttttatggagGAACTTGAAACAGTACCGTAACTCTTATTCCTTTGTCTTCTTTGTCTTTCCTATTTGCTACTCTATCAGGAGAAAAAACGCTCACGCATGTGCCTGCGCCCACACGAAACGACTGCCAAACCCTCCTTCTTTCCACTCATCCCTGCAACCCAATCGCAGTTTCTGTTTTTGGGTAGCTCTAATCAAATCAAGATCGTGTCTTTCTTCAAGATTCAGTGTTATTGCCCTCCTGCGTCAACTGGGTTTCCGCCAATTTTCAGTTACTCCTCTTCGGCTCTGCTAGATTGTTAAATTCCCAATTCgcttttttccctttttctttattattgttGGTGGGTGAGATTTCGTTACTGAGTCGGGTTTTCGAGGTTGGCGAGGGTCATTGTCAGACGCCCTTTCCTTCCATCGGTGTGATCATTCCTAGGTTGAGATTTTTGTATGCAACGATGATTTCTATGCCCCGGTTGCTGTGGTTGCTGTTGTATTTTGTGAATTTGTAGGTCATGATATTCGTCAAGAAGGGATTGCTTCGTGGCGCGTAATTGGGATTTGGGAAGTGTATCATTGGTTCATGGAGTGATTAAATTAGATCAGAGGtgttttgtttattgattttgtggtaaattatattttatattgcaTAATTGGATGGTTGGTCTTGCGAATAGGAGGGTGAGGATCTAGGTAGGTTGTGGTGGTTTGTGTTGGTACTAGTTGGGAGGTGGTGTTTGTGCAATTTATTTGCAATGTCTGGTGGAACACCGCGAGGGGGTGGTGGATTTATGAGGCAGAGGCATAGCCAGGGGTATTCAAGCAGTGGTGATGACCTAGAGGATGATGCATGTTCGAGGCACCGTCACTTTTTGGCCCCTAGTCCTTCACCAAAGACGTGGATTGAGATGCTGGAAAATTTTCTTTGGCTTGCTTCGGCGGCTTTTATTCTGTACTTTGGCGATCAAAAATCCAATATGATACATCTTTTGTGCCATGACAGTCGAATTAGAAGGTAACAACATTCAAATTGCAGTCTTTTATGCATATTGGTTTGAATTATAGTCATAAACTTCCACTGGTATTTCGACAATCGCAGAGTTCATTGTTTCTAAGCGGCTAATGTATGCATTATTCATGGAAGATTATTGTACCAACCATGATAGCAACAAATAGCTGCAATTCCTTGACTTAGTTCAGGAACATGTTGAATATATGAATTATATGGAGTTCTGCCTAACTCGTAAACTTTTCCCTACCTGTCATTAGTTGAAGTGCTTCTTGATATTGCCTACTATCATTGTCAAGTTGACAACATTATGAGCCATGAACAATTGATGAGGACCTAGGAACGGAAGATATTGGTCAATACTCTGTATCTTCAAGTGTGGTTTGTTACTTAATTAAAGTGGCAATGCTTAGGCCAAAATGTGTCATTGGGATAGTTGTGAAATCGTACAGTTTAGAAGGTGTAGACTGTGGGAATGATAGGGAAAGCAAAATCTATTTTACTAGCATATGCccttcatttataaaataaaaaacaggttagccttttcttctatttcttgAATGGTGGAGAGGGGATGATATTTATGTGCATTTTTACTTGGAGAAACTCTAGTATGTGATTCCTTTTCAATTAGGATATCCATATCTTGATTACATTGTTATTTCTTCAACTTTGGATTTCAAACAACTCATTGATTGTTGTCCTAATTAATTTGAAGCAAAGATTAAATCATCAATCCTGAACATAAAAATGGTCCTTACTTTGTAACCCATGACATCATCCTGTAATATGACATGATTCTTTAAATCTTATCGACTCCCAGCCGTAGACATGCATATATCTGCCATGGATATATTAAGCTAAACAACATCCTAACGGATATTTGGACATGAAATGACCTTTATTATACTATTTCACTGGATCTAACCCCTCTCGAGTTATAGGAAATAAAACCTATTTTGATGAGCGTGGTTGTATATGTTTGCAGATGTATAAATTTGAAATACCGAAAGGGATCGGAATATTTAATTGTTGTGATTCTGATAGATTAGATTCTACCACTACTTTGTATCATTAGCATAATTTTCACAATCTTCATTTTATTGCAGACTGCCTTTGTATCTTGGGATGATAGGTATTGGTTTGAAtacaataattttcatttatacaaCGTTCTTGGCCTGGAGTGCTCGAAGATTTGATGAAAAATGGGGATTTAAAAAATGGGAAATAACAACCTTATCTGTGTTGCCATTCGTCACGGTATTTGGAATAATCTCCTTTTGCTTGTAAGGAACTGCCAGATCTTCCATGTTATATCTCAATTGTATTTTGTGTTAAGGcgttttcttattttcttgacTCTATCCCTTGCTTCTATAGGTTCTCCTTTGCTTTGTGGCCAATATGGAGTTTTTTGACACTTCCTCTTCTGGTATATCAGTAGTTTcgtttttcattgtttttatgTTTAGTGCAATTTATattcttgttttattatatACCGCCAAAAGGGTAAAATTGTGCTAATCACCTCGTTGCCATATGCTCTGCAGTTTACACTATTTATGGCATGCATGGTAGTAATCCCTTACCTCATTATTGGGACACTGCGGCCTGAATACTATGACGAACTCCGTACAGATTAAGCCTCATGATTGAAGCGAGGAATAGTACTGACTTAGATGATAAGAGTTTCTAACACATGTCAATGAGTGATTGGTTGCTATGTGGTTTGAAGTTTTGTCTCCGACTGGCATGATGTATTAAATGTTATGCTTTCCTAAACCGGCGCTAACAGTGAGCTAATATTCTTTTCATCCATACTGTTTCATTGGGTTAGAGTGATGGTAATGCGGCTGGTCTTAGTTACTGCAGGTACAGATATAGGACTTGTTGGTAAAGTGTTCAGTTCTATCAGTTGGTTACCTTCGGTTTATGATATCATAGcagcatttttattttacacgtTTTCTCGGTGGCAGTACAAGAAGGGTTCATATAAGCcctcaaaagtttttaaaagtttcCCATGTTGCCCATGAAAGCTTGATTCTCTTAAAACTTTTCTCATAGGTAACATTATCGTCTTACCAGTTCATTGAGAGTAGCTTTAACATTTTGGTAATGAAAAATTACCATATTGGAGTGATCTATGCACATGCTTTATGATGTCACTTTAAGTTGGGAATATCCTGCCTCTGTCCCCCCATagaagtaaaattgaaaatcattggccattttcttaaaaaaaatgttttgtacTTAGGTTACTTTACTCTTTCCTAAAAGGCGTTGCTTTATATAGTTGTTGGTGTGACTAATGAAGTTCAATTGAAGTTATGAATTTAggagattttttttcttagattATGCATACTTTCTGACATATATGTAttattgataaaacaaaataaacaaaattattaaaattagttcagtttctttttccttgtaaaattgaaacaaatcaaACTGTGTATACACTGTTACACGTGGGTACTaagatttttctatttttccacattttcccttttcaaatagaagtttttttatttgactgatccattttcttttctttttacttgtttttcagaatttttttgaaattatatgtaGTTTGACTTTCAATTATTCAAGAATAAATGAGCAAACATGAATGTGTTCTCCCACGTTTTTGTACGATCAGACCTCTTTGGATTGATTATGCATTAAATTGGTTTCGGCAGTGCCAGTATTTTTTGGCTGCATTCCGAAGTCACTGGGATTCCTAGcaactaaataaataaacaaacagtGAATTAATGGTGGTGTACTAAAGCTGAATAAACTAGCTGACCCAAAAGAATTTCCCCTCAACAGGAAACCGAGATATAATCTTCCATATTTTTTACACTTAATagtgtgttttatattttttttctcatattttatcattaagtttttaattttggcACATTTTATCacctttaattttcaattgctGTAAGTTTGACCACTATATTAGTGGGAAAGCGACTATGGTTTtcgatataatatatatattgatgtcattttatagaaataaattagCACTTTCTTTATATATCTAATAAAGATAGTTAAAATGTGTGAGAAAAAGTTTAGTTggtaaaattcataaaataataataattgggTGGGAAAATATTCATTTGATGGGAGGAGAGGAATGTCTtcttagatttttttaatttatttcaatgtcaAAGTGTTCTCATGAATATACACCGGAAGAGTGTTAAAGTGGGTTTTAATCAGCTTTGATATATGTCAAATTAGCAGGGTAAAACAGGTTAACTCATTAGtccatttttattataacatcaaaaattataatttaaagatgtaagtatataataatattataatttaaattattaatatataaattaaattttaattattaattatactaaaataattcaacatttaagtataataattgtttcatttatttaattagaaatattaattaatcaatgaaaattttagaaaaatattcctATCAAAATTTACCAGACAAGTTAACATTGTAAGGTTAACTTAATCCACAATTTATAAGATTATGTTACaatcacttatatattattataaacttttatatattataaatttgtttaagtttta contains:
- the LOC108329289 gene encoding uncharacterized protein LOC108329289 — encoded protein: MSGGTPRGGGGFMRQRHSQGYSSSGDDLEDDACSRHRHFLAPSPSPKTWIEMLENFLWLASAAFILYFGDQKSNMIHLLCHDSRIRRLPLYLGMIGIGLNTIIFIYTTFLAWSARRFDEKWGFKKWEITTLSVLPFVTVFGIISFCLFSFALWPIWSFLTLPLLFTLFMACMVVIPYLIIGTLRPEYYDELRTD